In Candidatus Melainabacteria bacterium, the sequence GAAGCGAAACAAGAATTGGCTAAGTACGATTCATTGCAGCAGTAAGCCATCCGGCGCAATCAGCTATCGGCATCAGTCGACTATCTGTGCCTATAAATCATGCGCAATGCTCGGCTAGAACCCAAAAGGCATCAGGTCTTTGATTCGAGTCGCAATAACCGATTCAATTCGGAGTCGAAGTGATTGGCGAATGCTCGTTTAACTTTCTCATCGAATGGCTTTGGGCCGCCACTTACACTGCCTGTATCGCGCAATTCCGTCATCAAGTCTCTCCAAGAAAGATGCTCGCTGATATTTGCCTCTGTGTATTTATCACCGCGAGGGCTGAGAACGCTTGCCCCAAGTGGCACTAATTGAGCAGCAAGCGGAATGTCTTGCGTAACAACAAG encodes:
- a CDS encoding YaiI/YqxD family protein, with translation MRIWIDADACPGPIRDIVLRASQRLKVPVTFVANKKLVLPDSELISVVHVEQGPDIADAYIAEHVKRNDLVVTQDIPLAAQLVPLGASVLSPRGDKYTEANISEHLSWRDLMTELRDTGSVSGGPKPFDEKVKRAFANHFDSELNRLLRLESKT